The Podospora pseudocomata strain CBS 415.72m chromosome 1 map unlocalized CBS415.72m_1, whole genome shotgun sequence genome has a segment encoding these proteins:
- the puf6 gene encoding Pumilio y domain member 6 (COG:J; EggNog:ENOG503NUF7) — MAPKFSEPSVKRKVHHNDGSRAKKAKTTTGPKHKKVEPKASESDGATFSDSDDGGAALKQGKTANGQAAGKALEKGQTSREAHAKQKQLAQERKAAKPLADEVQRTKKLWERLRRKSHVPKEERQQLVDELFSIITGRIKDFVLKHDAVRAVQTAIKYSTPVQRKQIAKELQGAYAQLAESRYAKFLIGKLLVQNDTEIRDIIIPEFYGKIRKLINHSEASWILDDIYRGAATKEQKAHMLREWYGPEFALFKSGNKGEVTADLSKILAEEPSKRSTVLKYLCDMTNNLIQKKMTGFTMLHDAMLQYFLNLKPDSEELKEFVEVVKGDENGDLLKNMAFTKSGARLACLLLAHGSAKDRKQILKTYKDTFQLMSGDPHGHMILLAAYDLIDDTVLTSKSIFPEILGKAEDLDPGNITFMANDPNARIVSLYLFEGQSKSLFPSSHADDLELLSELHEIRKTTCKKDAEVRRKELVASMSPQMLAAVAAFGKELAATSFGCQFIADILLSSIGDKTAALEAVAATAAGEPNPALPEDADPPYPPPPHLSLTPHGGKLYKTLIAGGRFDRETGTVKRIEPPLNFADILYPVIKDHIMQWAVGPSSFTVLGLLEAPDFSSKKELLKLLKLEKKTLERAATAAETTAEGVKPKLKNKDNGSKSKSGGNQGARLLLEKLQA; from the exons ATGGCGCCAAAATTCTCGGAGCCTAGCGTAAAGAGAAAGGTGCATCACAACGATGGCAGCAGagcgaagaaggcgaagactACCACCGGGCCGAAGCACAAGAAAGTCGAGCCAAAGGCTTCTGAAAGTGATGGCGCCACCTTTTCCGACTCGGACGACGGAGGCGCTGCTTTGAAGCAGGGGAAAACAGCGAACGGCCAGGCCGCTGGCAAGGCGTTGGAGAAAG GACAAACCTCCCGCGAGGCTCATGCGAAGCAGAAACAGTTGGCGCAAGAACGTAAAGCCGCGAAACCATTGGCGGACGAGGTTCAGCGGACGAAAAAGTTGTGGGAGAGATTGCGCCGCAAGTCGCATGTGCCCAAGGAGGAGCGCCAGCAACTGGTCGACGAGCTCTTCTCCATCATTACCGGGCGCATCAAAGACTTCGTATTGAAGCACGACGCCGTGCGCGCTGTCCAGACGGCCATCAAATACTCAACCCCAGTCCAAAGGAAGCAGATCGCGAAGGAGCTTCAGGGTGCCTATGCGCAACTTGCTGAGAGCAGATATGCCAAGTTTCTCATCGGCAAACTCCTTGTCCAGAACGACACCGAGATTcgcgacatcatcatccccgagTTTTATGGGAAAATCCGCAAGCTTATCAACCATTCCGAAGCATCCTGGATTCTGGACGACATCTACCGTGGGGCAGCCACCAAGGAACAGAAGGCCCATATGTTGCGAGAATGGTACGGGCCCGAGTTCGCCTTGTTCAAGTCGGGGAATAAGGGCGAGGTCACGGCCGACCTGTCCAAAATTCTTGCTGAAGAGCCAAGCAAGCGGTCGACAGTCCTCAAATACCTTTGTGATATGACCAACAACCTGATCCAAAAGAAGATGACCGGGTTCACAATGCTGCACGACGCCATGTTGCAATatttcctcaacctcaagccCGACAGTGAAGAGCTCAAAGAGTTTGTTGAGGTCGTCAAGGGTGACGAGAATGGCGATCTGCTCAAGAACATGGCCTTCACCAAATCTGGCGCGCGTTTAGCCTGCTTGCTCTTGGCCCATGGGAGTGCGAAGGACCGGAAGCAAATCCTCAAGACATACAAGGACACATTTCAGCTCATGTCGGGTGACCCTCATGGGCACATGATCCTGTTGGCTGCCTACGATCTCATCGATGACACAGTTTTGACCTCCAAGTCAATCTTTCCAGAAATCTTgggcaaggccgaggacCTAGACCCAGGGAACATCACTTTCATGGCGAACGACCCGAACGCACGCATCGTGTCCTTGTACTTGTTCGAAGGCCAGTCCAAATCATTGTTCCCATCGAGCCATGCCGATGATTTGGAATTGCTCAGCGAGCTCCACGAGATCCGCAAGACTACGTGCAAGAAGGACGCCGAGGTGAGACGCAAAGAGCTGGTAGCATCCATGTCCCCACAGATGCTGGCCGCCGTAGCGGCCTTTGGGAAGGAACTTGCGGCCACTTCGTTTGGTTGTCAATTCATCGCCGATATTCTCCTGTCTTCCATTGGGGACAAGACTGCCGCCCTcgaggctgttgctgccacAGCGGCTGGTGAGCCTAACCCTGCTCTCCCTGAGGATGCTGATCCTCCctaccccccaccaccacacctttcCCTTACACCTCACGGAGGCAAGCTGTATAAGACCCTCATCGCCGGTGGGCGGTTCGATAGGGAGACGGGAACCGTCAAAAGAATCGAGCCACCCCTTAACTTCGCCGACATTCTCTACCCTGTCATAAAAGACCACATCATGCAGTGGGCAGTTGGGCCAAGCTCGTTTACAGTGTTGGGTTTACTTGAAGCCCCGGATTTCTCATCAAAGAAAgagcttctcaaactcctcaagttggagaagaagactcTTGAGCGTGCCGCCACCGCTGCTGAGACCACGGCGGAGGGTGTGAAACCCAAGTTGAAGAACAAGGACAACGGCTCCAAGTCGAAGTCGGGAGGGAACCAAGGCGCAAGACTGTTGTTGG